One genomic segment of Micromonospora sp. WMMC415 includes these proteins:
- a CDS encoding DEAD/DEAH box helicase — MTAAEFLHPVVLHHVVNTLQWPALRPLQEAAVEPLMSGEDALLLAPTAGGKTEAAMFPLLSRMTAANWSGPSVLYICPLKALLNNLLPRLETYTGWLGRRVALWHGDVTASRRRAILRERPDVLLTTPESIESMLVSANVDHDTFLGRVRAVVVDEVHAFAGDDRGWHLLAVLERVARVAGSPMQRVGLSATVGNPDELLRWLQGSGRNKRPGQVVAPEVVRATAVTSPAAVPPGDIELDYVGSVHNAAKVIAALHAGQKRLVFCDSRALVEELGQRLRMQGVTTFLSHASLSLDERRRAEEAFAQERDCVIVATSTLELGIDVGDLDRVIQINAPRTVAAFLQRLGRTGRRPGSSRNCLFLALDGDGLLHATALLHLWAQGWVEPVVPPPEPRHIVAQQVLALALQRLRIGDRSWTGEWNGLAPFDGSAEVIVRHLVEQGYLNEDSSMLFIGPEAERRFGRRHFMDMLAVFTAPPQFTVLSGRTEIGRTDPALLTMRVRGPRLLLLAGRSWRVTYIDWKRRRCFVEPADAGGRALWMSGGVPQGLSNRMVRAMRDVLLGADPPVALTGRAQGRLTSLREQAEALVHPGGTVVARDAEGETLWWTWAGYRANATLIATLGEITDPTQRYDDAAIRLRPDIARDMVRAALNDAAERICLPHVDEKALAGLKFSAALPERLALATLASRLADIPAALDVLAEPVRTVHLPA, encoded by the coding sequence ATGACGGCGGCGGAGTTCCTGCACCCGGTGGTGCTGCATCACGTGGTGAACACCCTGCAGTGGCCGGCGCTTCGACCGTTGCAGGAGGCGGCCGTTGAGCCGTTGATGAGTGGCGAGGACGCCCTGCTCCTCGCTCCCACAGCTGGTGGCAAGACCGAGGCGGCGATGTTCCCCCTGCTGTCCCGCATGACGGCGGCCAACTGGTCCGGCCCGTCCGTCCTCTACATCTGCCCCCTGAAGGCTCTGCTCAACAACCTCCTTCCCCGGCTCGAGACGTACACGGGTTGGCTGGGGCGTCGCGTCGCCTTGTGGCACGGTGATGTCACGGCGAGCCGGCGCCGTGCGATCCTCCGGGAGCGACCGGACGTGCTGCTGACCACTCCCGAGTCCATCGAGTCGATGCTGGTCAGCGCCAACGTCGACCACGACACGTTCCTCGGTCGGGTTCGGGCGGTCGTGGTCGACGAGGTCCACGCCTTCGCCGGCGACGACCGTGGCTGGCACCTGCTGGCAGTCCTCGAACGTGTGGCGCGGGTGGCGGGGAGCCCGATGCAACGGGTCGGCCTGTCCGCCACCGTCGGCAACCCCGACGAACTCCTGCGCTGGCTGCAGGGCTCTGGGCGGAACAAGCGCCCCGGCCAGGTGGTCGCGCCGGAGGTGGTGAGGGCAACCGCTGTCACGTCACCGGCTGCGGTGCCTCCCGGGGACATCGAACTGGACTACGTCGGTTCGGTCCACAACGCGGCCAAGGTGATCGCGGCGCTGCACGCGGGGCAGAAGCGCCTCGTCTTCTGTGACTCCCGTGCGCTGGTGGAGGAACTCGGCCAACGACTGCGGATGCAGGGCGTGACGACCTTCCTCTCCCATGCGTCGTTGTCGTTGGACGAGCGGCGGCGGGCCGAGGAGGCCTTCGCCCAGGAACGCGACTGCGTCATCGTCGCCACGAGCACCCTCGAACTCGGTATCGACGTCGGCGACCTCGACCGGGTCATCCAGATCAACGCCCCACGCACCGTCGCCGCGTTCCTCCAACGGCTCGGTCGCACCGGTCGCCGACCTGGGAGCAGCCGAAACTGTCTGTTCCTCGCTCTGGACGGCGACGGGCTGCTCCACGCGACCGCGCTGCTGCACCTGTGGGCGCAGGGCTGGGTGGAGCCGGTTGTCCCGCCACCGGAGCCACGACACATCGTCGCGCAGCAGGTTCTCGCGCTCGCGCTGCAACGGTTGCGGATCGGGGACCGTTCATGGACCGGTGAATGGAACGGGCTGGCACCCTTCGACGGAAGCGCCGAGGTGATCGTCCGGCATCTGGTCGAGCAGGGCTACCTGAACGAGGACTCGTCCATGCTCTTCATCGGACCGGAGGCGGAACGGCGGTTTGGGCGCCGGCACTTCATGGACATGCTGGCGGTCTTCACCGCCCCGCCCCAGTTCACCGTGCTGTCCGGCCGAACCGAGATCGGTCGTACCGACCCCGCCCTGTTGACCATGCGGGTTCGGGGGCCGCGGCTGCTGTTGCTCGCCGGACGCAGTTGGCGGGTCACATACATTGACTGGAAGCGCCGCCGGTGCTTCGTCGAGCCCGCCGACGCCGGCGGAAGAGCGTTGTGGATGAGCGGCGGTGTGCCGCAAGGGCTGTCGAACCGGATGGTGCGGGCCATGCGCGACGTCCTGCTCGGCGCCGATCCGCCCGTCGCGCTCACCGGTCGGGCCCAAGGTCGGCTCACCAGCCTTCGCGAGCAGGCGGAGGCGCTCGTCCATCCCGGCGGAACGGTGGTCGCCCGCGACGCCGAGGGGGAGACGCTGTGGTGGACGTGGGCCGGCTACCGAGCAAACGCGACGCTGATCGCCACCCTCGGCGAGATCACCGACCCCACTCAGCGCTACGACGACGCGGCGATCCGGCTACGGCCCGACATCGCACGCGACATGGTACGAGCGGCGCTCAACGACGCCGCCGAGCGGATCTGCCTCCCCCATGTCGATGAGAAGGCGCTCGCCGGACTCAAGTTCAGCGCCGCGCTGCCCGAACGCCTGGCGTTGGCGACGCTGGCGAGCCGCCTGGCGGACATTCCGGCTGCGCTCGATGTCCTCGCCGAGCCGGTCCGCACCGTGCACCTGCCGGCGTGA
- a CDS encoding HD domain-containing protein, with protein sequence MEFPAHLATMPMHAITEIHGEPGLLARFRLEIRDFAEAERARLTDALDLAAHLHRDDRRVREPYLNHLLRVAIRMLHHYEVRDVDVIVAGLLHDTVEDHPADLAALGGGRAGTDVREAALATLADRFGPRVARLVAAVTNPVYDPTRDRHEQYREHVAASLDREPWARVIKVSDFTDNGVGVIHSVGPKVPTWAAKYRPLVPVLRDLVTRPDTPLAPPVKRHILDQLDLAEERFSAILDAPAHPN encoded by the coding sequence ATGGAGTTCCCCGCGCACCTCGCCACGATGCCGATGCACGCGATCACCGAGATCCACGGCGAGCCGGGCCTGCTCGCCCGGTTCCGGCTGGAGATCCGTGACTTCGCCGAGGCCGAGCGGGCGCGCCTCACCGACGCCCTCGACCTCGCCGCCCACCTGCACCGCGACGACCGGCGGGTCCGCGAGCCGTACCTCAACCACCTGCTGCGGGTCGCCATCCGGATGCTGCACCACTACGAGGTCCGCGACGTCGACGTCATCGTCGCCGGCCTGCTGCACGACACGGTCGAGGACCACCCGGCCGACCTGGCCGCCCTGGGCGGCGGCCGCGCCGGCACCGACGTCCGCGAGGCCGCGCTGGCCACCCTCGCCGACCGGTTCGGCCCGCGCGTCGCGCGCCTCGTCGCCGCCGTCACCAACCCGGTGTACGACCCCACGCGCGACCGTCACGAGCAGTACCGGGAGCACGTGGCGGCCAGCCTCGACCGGGAACCGTGGGCGCGGGTCATCAAGGTCTCCGACTTCACCGACAACGGGGTCGGCGTGATCCACTCGGTCGGGCCGAAGGTGCCGACCTGGGCGGCGAAGTACCGCCCCCTGGTGCCGGTGCTCCGGGACCTGGTGACCCGGCCGGACACGCCGCTGGCACCGCCGGTGAAGCGGCACATCCTCGACCAGCTCGACCTCGCCGAGGAGCGCTTCAGCGCCATCCTCGACGCCCCGGCGCACCCCAACTGA
- the brxD gene encoding BREX system ATP-binding protein BrxD, giving the protein MTTVSPARRRDVVDALRRGAVPSAGLDLFAVGLDRFVTAIGEDLDTVSAGGSVFKAVRGEYGSGKTFFTRWIAERAKRANLATAEVQISENETPLHKLETVYRRLTERLTTATFPPSALRPVVDGWFYALEEDVLATGEVAPDDGGALDRAVGELLDQRLATVSRSAPAFAAALRGYRTASLAGDAATADAVLAWLGGQPHVAASARRVAGVRGDLDHFAALSFLQGLLAVLRDSGHPGLLLVLDEVETLQRVRSDARDKALNALRQLIDEVHSGRFPGLYLVITGTPAFYDGPQGVQRLAPLAQRLAVDFTTDPRFDNPRAVQIRLPGFTVESLVALGGRVRDLYAHGSAAPERVHRLVDDAYLDHLARAVGGGLGGKVGVAPRLFLKKLVGDVLDRVDQFDDFDPRQHYALTLSGAEMTDVERNASRADEISLDL; this is encoded by the coding sequence GTGACCACCGTCAGCCCGGCCCGGCGGCGGGACGTGGTCGACGCCCTGCGGCGCGGCGCGGTGCCCTCGGCCGGCCTCGACCTCTTCGCCGTCGGGCTGGACCGGTTCGTGACGGCGATCGGGGAGGACCTCGACACCGTCTCCGCCGGCGGATCCGTCTTCAAAGCGGTACGCGGTGAGTACGGCTCCGGCAAGACCTTCTTCACCCGGTGGATCGCGGAACGTGCCAAGCGGGCCAACCTCGCCACCGCCGAGGTGCAGATCTCGGAGAACGAGACGCCGCTGCACAAGCTGGAGACCGTCTACCGGCGGCTCACCGAGCGGCTGACCACCGCCACGTTCCCGCCCAGCGCCCTGCGTCCAGTCGTCGACGGCTGGTTCTACGCGCTGGAGGAGGACGTGCTGGCGACCGGTGAGGTGGCGCCCGACGACGGCGGTGCCCTGGACCGGGCCGTCGGTGAGCTGCTCGACCAGCGGCTCGCCACGGTCAGCCGGAGCGCACCCGCCTTCGCGGCGGCACTACGCGGATACCGGACGGCCAGCCTCGCCGGCGACGCGGCCACCGCCGACGCCGTGCTCGCGTGGCTCGGCGGCCAACCACATGTCGCCGCGTCCGCCCGGCGGGTTGCCGGGGTGCGCGGCGACCTGGATCACTTCGCCGCGCTGAGCTTCCTGCAGGGTTTGCTCGCGGTGCTCCGCGACAGCGGGCACCCGGGCCTGCTCCTCGTGCTCGACGAGGTGGAAACCCTGCAGCGGGTACGCTCCGACGCCCGCGACAAGGCACTCAACGCGCTGCGGCAGCTCATCGACGAGGTGCACTCGGGACGGTTCCCCGGGCTCTATCTGGTCATCACCGGCACGCCGGCCTTCTACGACGGCCCGCAGGGCGTACAGCGGCTCGCGCCGCTGGCGCAGCGCCTCGCCGTGGACTTCACGACCGACCCGCGCTTCGACAATCCGCGCGCAGTGCAGATCCGGCTGCCCGGCTTCACGGTCGAATCCCTCGTCGCACTCGGCGGACGGGTGCGCGACCTCTACGCCCACGGTTCAGCGGCACCGGAGCGGGTGCACCGTCTGGTCGATGACGCGTACCTCGATCACCTGGCCCGGGCCGTCGGCGGCGGGCTGGGAGGCAAGGTGGGGGTGGCGCCGCGGCTGTTCCTCAAGAAGCTGGTGGGGGACGTACTCGATCGGGTCGACCAGTTCGACGACTTCGACCCGCGGCAGCACTACGCGCTCACCCTGTCCGGTGCCGAGATGACCGACGTGGAACGCAACGCGAGCCGGGCTGACGAGATCTCACTCGACCTGTAG
- a CDS encoding phage resistance protein, translating into MSSPSPAPLLREFIDIPERTSTSDFVLKLADSVADADATLRDYVVTDRLLGNFDEALGLIRSAVEGHASKAAYLHGSFGSGKSHFMAVLHALLRGEAAARGRDEFAPLVAKHSVWLDGRRFLLVPYHLLDARSLEQRVLGGYVDRVRALHPEAPIPAVHRTDSLLEQAALLRAKIGDERFIAGLPGGDVEDEWGETEAFWTSERLDAAFAGAYSDELRRKLVNDLLTSWNVGFFSNAREDAEAFISLDRGLTEISRHAKELGYHGLILFLDELILWLANSIGDQQFVSREIQKITNFVEGGDTRRPIPVISFIARQRDLRELVGEEVTGANELSYQDTLNLASGRFDVIKLEDRNLPEIARRRLLKPRDTTAAAAIGRAFDATTKVRREVFDTLLGTDSGSGADVDAFRSTYPFSPAFISTLVHVSSALQRSRTALKLMRQLLVDRRDTLRLGQLVPLGDLYDVISSGGDQPFTEKLKAEFEMAQKLYDLKLRPHLLGQYGLTDEDLDAARRGEALPAETAGRIRAFTGDDRLIKTLLLAALAPSVPALRNLTARRLSALNHGSITSPIPGGEVAQVSRKLADWAGQFAEIRIGEGDDPVVSLELVGVDVDSVLATAKHYDNEGARKHMVQRLLWQQLGVQWSDSFFAEAGLTWRGSRRVIELVYGNVRDPNDIRDDAFHPNDPDGWRLIIDYPFDDGSHGPADDRQRVQDLVGRMPARTVCWIPAALTVERLTELGKLVIIDKLLEGQRFDSHAEHLNPDDRRRAHAALTNQRSALLAKMNGILRQAYGLAGKQASDVVLGFDDHLQSLTRALEPKLPMGAAFNDALRTLADQMLSQQFPAHPDFDPDRKGDPVRLADLKVVLDHVRRAVESPEGRVEVERVHRQTVRRIANPLGLGTMHEANFVIGGEWVQHFQHKAATEGITGELRVADLVGWMDAPKARGLDPIVAQLVVATFAEQTDRAFYLHGSPIVPAPDLGKITLDHTLREERLPSETDWDLARARAAAIFGFQPLALRRGRLVALFGRELMTQAGRHRHGAADLVARLEQHADWLRLSQESGRLATARAAADLLRRLADAPSPKDAVERLAGADLTGPADRTGKSISSAAQVSAALAAAPWDTFEIVAGLPEPYAAEAAAILADLRRIAQADELTAPLAPALRRAQADATTLLRRATRKPEDDSRIVYPPRADVDAGEDGDALRERAGRDELPAPSGRITVGRGGLERAVEELRAFASDHPDATIEVTWRIVP; encoded by the coding sequence ATGTCTTCGCCCAGCCCCGCGCCGCTGCTCCGGGAGTTCATCGACATCCCGGAGCGCACGAGCACGAGCGATTTCGTGCTCAAGCTCGCCGACAGTGTCGCCGACGCCGACGCCACCCTCCGCGACTATGTCGTCACGGATCGGCTGCTCGGCAACTTCGACGAGGCGCTCGGGCTGATCCGCTCCGCGGTCGAGGGGCATGCCTCCAAGGCCGCGTACCTGCACGGCTCGTTCGGTTCCGGTAAGTCCCACTTCATGGCGGTGCTGCACGCGCTGCTGCGCGGCGAGGCTGCCGCCCGGGGTCGCGACGAATTCGCGCCGCTGGTCGCCAAGCACAGCGTTTGGCTCGACGGGCGCAGGTTCCTGCTGGTGCCGTACCACCTGCTCGACGCCCGCTCGCTGGAGCAGCGGGTGCTCGGCGGCTACGTCGACCGGGTCCGCGCGCTGCACCCGGAGGCCCCGATCCCGGCCGTGCACCGCACCGACTCTTTGCTGGAGCAGGCCGCATTGTTGCGGGCGAAAATCGGTGACGAACGGTTCATCGCCGGGCTGCCCGGCGGCGACGTCGAGGACGAGTGGGGCGAGACCGAAGCCTTCTGGACCAGCGAGCGGCTGGACGCGGCGTTCGCCGGCGCGTACTCCGACGAGCTGCGCCGCAAGCTGGTCAACGATCTGCTGACCAGCTGGAACGTCGGCTTCTTCAGCAACGCCCGGGAGGACGCCGAGGCGTTCATCTCCCTCGACCGCGGCCTGACCGAGATCAGCCGGCACGCCAAGGAGCTCGGCTACCACGGCCTGATCCTCTTTCTCGACGAGCTGATCCTCTGGCTGGCCAATTCGATCGGCGACCAGCAGTTCGTCTCCCGCGAGATCCAGAAGATCACCAACTTCGTCGAGGGCGGCGACACCCGCCGGCCCATCCCGGTGATCAGCTTCATCGCGCGCCAGCGTGACCTGCGCGAACTCGTCGGCGAGGAGGTCACCGGCGCCAACGAGCTGAGCTACCAGGACACGCTGAACCTGGCCAGCGGCCGCTTCGACGTGATCAAGCTGGAGGATCGGAACCTCCCGGAGATCGCCCGCCGCCGGCTGCTCAAACCCCGCGACACCACGGCCGCCGCGGCGATCGGCCGGGCCTTCGACGCCACCACCAAGGTACGCCGGGAGGTGTTCGACACCCTGCTCGGCACGGACTCGGGAAGCGGCGCCGACGTCGACGCGTTCCGGTCGACGTACCCGTTCAGCCCGGCCTTCATCTCCACGCTGGTGCACGTCTCCAGCGCGCTGCAGCGTTCCCGTACCGCGCTGAAGCTGATGCGGCAGCTCCTGGTCGACCGCCGCGATACCCTGCGGCTGGGCCAGCTCGTCCCGCTCGGCGACCTCTACGACGTGATCAGCAGCGGTGGCGACCAGCCTTTCACCGAGAAGCTCAAGGCCGAGTTCGAGATGGCCCAGAAGCTGTACGACCTGAAGCTGCGTCCCCACCTGCTCGGGCAGTACGGCCTCACCGACGAGGACCTCGACGCCGCCCGCCGTGGCGAGGCGCTGCCGGCCGAGACCGCCGGCCGGATCCGGGCGTTCACCGGCGACGACCGGTTGATCAAAACGCTGCTGCTCGCGGCCCTGGCTCCGAGCGTGCCGGCGCTGCGGAACCTCACCGCCCGGCGGTTGTCGGCGCTGAACCACGGCAGCATCACCAGCCCGATCCCGGGCGGCGAGGTGGCCCAGGTGTCGCGCAAGCTCGCCGACTGGGCGGGCCAGTTTGCGGAGATCCGCATCGGCGAGGGCGACGACCCGGTGGTCTCGCTGGAGCTGGTCGGCGTGGACGTCGACAGCGTCCTCGCCACCGCCAAGCACTACGACAACGAGGGCGCCCGCAAGCACATGGTCCAGCGGCTGCTCTGGCAGCAGCTAGGTGTCCAGTGGAGCGACTCCTTCTTCGCCGAGGCCGGCCTGACCTGGCGCGGCAGCCGCCGGGTCATCGAGCTGGTCTACGGCAACGTCCGCGACCCGAACGACATCCGGGACGACGCGTTCCACCCGAACGACCCGGACGGCTGGCGGCTGATCATCGACTACCCGTTCGACGACGGCAGTCACGGCCCGGCGGACGACCGGCAGCGCGTGCAGGACCTGGTGGGCCGGATGCCCGCCCGGACCGTCTGCTGGATCCCGGCCGCGCTGACCGTCGAGCGCCTCACCGAGCTGGGCAAGCTCGTCATCATCGACAAGCTGCTCGAGGGCCAGCGCTTCGACAGCCACGCCGAGCACCTCAACCCCGACGACCGACGGCGGGCGCACGCCGCGCTGACCAACCAGCGCAGCGCGCTGCTGGCGAAGATGAACGGGATTCTGCGGCAGGCGTACGGGCTTGCCGGTAAGCAGGCCTCCGACGTGGTGCTCGGCTTCGACGACCACCTGCAGTCGCTGACCCGGGCGCTGGAGCCGAAGCTCCCGATGGGCGCCGCGTTCAACGACGCGCTGCGCACCCTGGCCGACCAGATGCTCAGTCAGCAGTTCCCGGCGCACCCGGACTTCGACCCGGACCGCAAGGGCGATCCGGTACGCCTCGCCGACCTGAAGGTCGTCCTGGACCACGTCCGCCGGGCCGTCGAATCGCCCGAGGGGCGCGTCGAGGTGGAGCGGGTCCACCGGCAGACGGTGCGCCGGATCGCCAATCCGCTCGGGCTGGGCACCATGCACGAGGCGAACTTCGTCATCGGCGGGGAGTGGGTGCAGCACTTCCAGCACAAGGCAGCGACCGAGGGCATCACCGGAGAGCTGCGGGTCGCCGACCTGGTGGGATGGATGGACGCCCCGAAGGCGCGGGGGTTGGACCCGATCGTGGCGCAGCTCGTGGTGGCGACCTTCGCCGAGCAGACCGACCGGGCGTTCTACCTCCACGGCAGCCCGATCGTTCCCGCCCCGGACCTCGGGAAGATCACCCTCGACCACACGCTGCGCGAGGAGCGGCTGCCCAGTGAGACGGACTGGGACCTCGCACGGGCCCGGGCGGCTGCCATCTTCGGCTTTCAGCCGCTGGCGCTGCGCCGGGGCCGCCTGGTCGCACTGTTCGGCCGGGAACTGATGACACAGGCAGGCCGGCACCGTCATGGGGCGGCCGATCTCGTCGCTCGGTTGGAGCAGCATGCGGACTGGCTGCGGCTGAGCCAGGAGTCCGGTCGGCTCGCCACGGCCCGCGCCGCCGCCGACCTGTTGCGTCGGCTGGCCGACGCGCCCTCGCCGAAGGACGCTGTCGAGCGTCTCGCTGGTGCCGACCTGACCGGCCCGGCCGACCGGACCGGTAAGAGCATTAGCAGCGCCGCGCAGGTCTCGGCCGCGCTCGCCGCTGCGCCCTGGGACACCTTCGAGATCGTTGCTGGACTGCCGGAACCCTACGCGGCCGAGGCGGCGGCGATCCTCGCAGACCTACGCCGGATCGCCCAGGCAGACGAGTTGACCGCGCCACTCGCTCCGGCCCTGCGCCGCGCCCAAGCCGACGCCACAACGCTGCTTCGTCGTGCCACCCGCAAGCCGGAGGACGACTCGCGCATCGTCTACCCGCCGAGGGCAGATGTGGACGCGGGCGAGGACGGTGATGCCCTGCGCGAACGCGCGGGCCGGGACGAACTGCCGGCGCCGAGCGGTCGCATAACCGTCGGCCGGGGCGGGCTGGAGCGGGCGGTCGAGGAGTTGCGGGCATTCGCCAGCGACCACCCGGACGCCACCATCGAGGTGACCTGGAGAATCGTGCCGTGA
- the pglZ gene encoding BREX-2 system phosphatase PglZ yields the protein MTQAATPSQALRISPIALRQKVTQQLDRHRNGEPYPVLVVRAEPAWPHDPAMQLPGGRRVRVVPCVSPLAIWEHLVAERGDEVLVLLTDLAESSLGAGVRGRIFRQQVIMVEPWDLVVEAFGAQVPDSALERESWAGEALLDAMPPAGWPKLTSPVLTRDVALRHLAAVRLGLERRGESHDNLDVAALLRWSAEPGAVEAFGLLREGERHGLARWLTEQFGRPARALFALVDAAHGADALPLGLVCDALWTTDTPDAVRARGRVDQYFGTLDDDLTVRGFADAAVQVVTGMLAARDRETRLQGSAVLDRAEELLVQFNAKGSAGHSPILRVGFTQRVEEAARALLASLDNSAAPAPALDAAVEALRAHRLADTESVRIQRIRMAQRLVRWLGTEVEPLASVADGVDRQIVEWGWVDLALNHVWAGDDVHPDLQRAFGDVHERAQRRRRDLDRDFATRLAAWSPTGPGNDGGLLTIENFLPRVVDPLIRTQRPTLVVVLDGMSAAVAVELADEVAEHWVEYDPLAGSGGGSRRGMVAALPTLTAVSRTSLFAGALRTGAQATEKRVFEEGRWGKGARVFHKGPARGGAGEMISGDLAAAIADRSRLVAVVINTVDDSLAHGREGDEPGWQISDIGFLRSLLNLARSAGRAVIITSDHGHVLERGGEYVRATDAASARHRTGPGSVAAGEIELSGPRVVAPEHRIIALWDPMLRYRPSKSGYHGGASLAEVTVPLLAFLPPSATDVPSGWVPVARREPDWWETAQSAPATAPAHVPAPAAPKQRRKPPAQTGDALFDVPDMASAPAAAPPAGDGDLVGALLATELFEAQHALTPRRVDLGKIESAMRALVDAKGTLPVAVLAQRAGEAPVRASGFVNTLQRIFNVDNYPVLSLIDDSRTVRLDLALLREQFGLPGVRS from the coding sequence GTGACTCAGGCAGCGACGCCGTCGCAGGCGCTGCGGATCAGCCCGATCGCGTTGCGGCAGAAGGTGACGCAGCAGCTCGACCGGCACCGCAACGGTGAGCCGTACCCGGTGCTGGTCGTCCGGGCCGAGCCGGCGTGGCCGCACGACCCGGCGATGCAGCTCCCGGGCGGACGCCGGGTCCGGGTCGTGCCGTGCGTGTCTCCGCTGGCCATCTGGGAGCACCTCGTCGCCGAGCGCGGTGACGAGGTGCTAGTGCTGCTTACGGACCTTGCCGAGTCCAGCCTCGGGGCCGGTGTGCGGGGCCGGATCTTCAGGCAGCAGGTGATCATGGTCGAGCCGTGGGACCTGGTCGTCGAGGCGTTCGGCGCGCAGGTGCCGGACAGTGCCCTCGAGCGGGAGTCCTGGGCCGGCGAGGCGCTCCTGGATGCGATGCCGCCCGCCGGCTGGCCGAAGCTCACCAGCCCCGTCCTCACCCGGGACGTCGCGCTGCGGCACCTCGCCGCCGTACGGCTCGGGCTGGAACGACGGGGCGAGAGCCACGACAACCTGGACGTGGCGGCCCTGCTGCGATGGAGCGCCGAGCCCGGGGCGGTCGAGGCGTTCGGGCTGCTCCGCGAGGGCGAGCGTCACGGTCTCGCGCGGTGGCTGACCGAGCAGTTCGGGCGTCCGGCCCGGGCGCTCTTCGCGCTGGTCGACGCCGCTCACGGGGCGGACGCGCTGCCGCTCGGCCTGGTCTGCGACGCGCTCTGGACCACGGACACCCCCGATGCCGTACGCGCCCGCGGCCGGGTCGACCAGTACTTCGGCACCCTCGACGACGACCTGACCGTACGGGGTTTCGCGGATGCCGCCGTGCAGGTGGTGACCGGGATGCTGGCGGCGCGGGACCGGGAGACACGACTGCAGGGAAGTGCCGTCCTGGACCGGGCCGAGGAACTGCTTGTCCAGTTCAACGCGAAGGGCAGCGCCGGTCACAGCCCCATCCTGCGGGTCGGCTTCACCCAGCGGGTCGAGGAGGCGGCACGGGCCCTTCTCGCCAGCCTGGACAACTCCGCCGCCCCCGCCCCCGCGCTCGACGCGGCGGTCGAGGCGCTGCGGGCGCACCGCCTCGCCGACACGGAGTCCGTACGGATCCAGCGGATCCGGATGGCGCAGCGGCTCGTCCGCTGGCTCGGCACCGAGGTCGAACCGCTGGCGAGCGTCGCCGACGGGGTGGACCGGCAGATCGTCGAGTGGGGTTGGGTGGACCTGGCGCTCAACCACGTCTGGGCCGGCGACGATGTGCATCCCGACCTGCAGCGAGCATTCGGTGACGTCCACGAGCGGGCGCAGCGGCGCCGCCGGGACCTCGACCGTGACTTCGCCACCCGCCTGGCCGCCTGGTCGCCCACCGGTCCCGGCAACGACGGTGGTCTGCTCACCATCGAGAACTTCCTCCCGCGGGTCGTCGACCCCCTGATCCGTACTCAGCGCCCGACCCTGGTCGTGGTGCTCGACGGCATGAGTGCCGCCGTCGCCGTCGAACTTGCCGACGAGGTCGCCGAGCACTGGGTCGAGTACGACCCGCTCGCCGGCAGTGGCGGCGGTTCGCGTCGCGGAATGGTCGCTGCCCTGCCCACCCTGACCGCCGTGTCCCGCACGTCCCTCTTCGCCGGCGCCCTGCGCACCGGCGCCCAGGCGACTGAGAAGCGCGTGTTCGAGGAGGGCCGCTGGGGCAAGGGCGCGAGGGTCTTCCACAAGGGGCCCGCGCGGGGCGGAGCCGGCGAAATGATCTCCGGTGACCTCGCCGCAGCGATCGCCGACCGCTCCCGGCTGGTCGCCGTGGTCATCAACACCGTCGACGACTCGCTCGCCCACGGCCGGGAGGGCGACGAGCCCGGATGGCAGATCAGCGACATCGGATTCCTGCGCAGCCTGCTCAACCTCGCGCGGTCCGCCGGACGGGCCGTGATCATCACGAGCGACCACGGGCATGTGCTGGAACGCGGCGGAGAGTACGTCCGGGCCACCGATGCGGCATCCGCCCGGCACCGCACCGGCCCCGGTTCCGTCGCGGCCGGTGAAATCGAGCTGAGCGGTCCTCGGGTGGTCGCCCCGGAGCACCGGATCATCGCCCTCTGGGATCCGATGCTCCGGTACCGACCGAGCAAGTCCGGCTACCACGGAGGCGCCTCGCTGGCCGAGGTGACCGTCCCGCTGCTGGCCTTCCTGCCGCCGAGCGCGACCGACGTGCCGTCCGGCTGGGTGCCGGTGGCACGGCGAGAGCCGGACTGGTGGGAGACCGCGCAGTCGGCTCCAGCCACCGCGCCCGCCCATGTTCCCGCGCCAGCCGCACCGAAGCAACGGCGCAAGCCACCGGCCCAGACCGGGGACGCGCTCTTCGACGTACCCGACATGGCGTCCGCACCGGCTGCGGCGCCGCCGGCCGGCGACGGCGACCTGGTCGGCGCGCTGCTGGCGACGGAACTCTTCGAGGCGCAGCACGCTCTCACTCCGCGCCGGGTGGACCTCGGAAAGATCGAGTCGGCGATGCGAGCGCTGGTGGACGCGAAGGGCACCCTGCCGGTCGCGGTGCTCGCGCAACGCGCCGGTGAGGCCCCGGTACGCGCCAGCGGGTTCGTCAACACGCTGCAGCGCATCTTCAACGTCGACAACTACCCCGTCCTGTCCCTGATCGACGACAGCCGGACCGTGCGGCTGGACCTGGCGCTGCTGCGGGAACAGTTCGGGCTGCCCGGAGTGAGGTCGTGA